The following are encoded together in the Xanthomonas sacchari genome:
- a CDS encoding 4-oxalomesaconate tautomerase, giving the protein MSNDLLGIPCVLMRGGTSKGPFFFAPDLPADPARRDRLLLEVMGAGHPLQIDGIGGGNALTSKVAIIDRSSRADADVDYLFAQVRVEQQVVDTSPNCGNMLAAVAPYAIERGLVQAQHPRTQVRIHNVNTGKLIVATVETPHGRVVYRGETRIAGAPGAAAPIWLSFLDAAGARTGKLLPSGQAQDTIDGVTTSLVDCAMPMMLLRAADLGVRGDASPAELNADAALLARLEGLRIEAGARMGIADVGSKVIPKPVLLSAPQHGGDLQVRYFMPQQCHTALAITGAVGIATAAATPGTLANAFVGDAALPRHVVLEHPSGALEVGLSRTAADAPIVASVVRTARRLFEGRVFATSPVSTEARQWISAA; this is encoded by the coding sequence ATGTCCAACGATCTGCTCGGCATTCCCTGCGTGCTCATGCGCGGCGGCACCTCCAAGGGGCCGTTCTTCTTCGCGCCGGACCTGCCGGCCGATCCCGCCCGCCGCGACCGCCTGCTGCTGGAGGTGATGGGCGCCGGCCATCCGCTGCAGATCGACGGCATCGGCGGCGGCAACGCGCTGACCAGCAAGGTCGCCATCATCGACCGCTCCAGTCGCGCCGACGCGGACGTGGACTATCTGTTCGCGCAGGTGCGGGTCGAGCAGCAGGTGGTGGACACCTCGCCCAATTGCGGCAACATGCTGGCGGCGGTGGCGCCGTACGCGATTGAGCGCGGCCTGGTGCAGGCGCAGCATCCGCGCACCCAGGTGCGCATCCACAACGTCAACACCGGCAAGCTGATCGTGGCCACGGTGGAAACGCCGCATGGCCGGGTGGTGTACCGTGGCGAGACGCGCATCGCCGGGGCGCCTGGCGCGGCCGCGCCGATCTGGCTGTCGTTTCTGGACGCGGCCGGCGCGCGCACCGGCAAGCTGTTGCCGAGCGGGCAGGCGCAGGACACCATCGACGGGGTCACGACGAGTCTGGTGGATTGCGCCATGCCGATGATGTTGCTGCGTGCCGCCGATCTCGGCGTGCGCGGCGATGCCTCGCCTGCCGAGCTGAATGCCGATGCCGCGCTGCTGGCGCGGCTGGAGGGGCTGCGGATCGAGGCGGGTGCGCGCATGGGCATCGCCGACGTCGGCAGCAAGGTGATTCCCAAGCCGGTGCTGCTGTCGGCGCCGCAGCACGGCGGCGACCTGCAGGTGCGCTATTTCATGCCGCAGCAGTGCCACACCGCGCTGGCCATCACCGGTGCGGTCGGCATCGCCACCGCGGCGGCCACGCCGGGTACCCTGGCCAATGCCTTCGTCGGCGATGCGGCGCTGCCGCGCCACGTCGTCCTGGAACATCCGAGCGGCGCCCTGGAGGTGGGATTGAGCCGCACCGCGGCCGATGCGCCGATCGTCGCCAGCGTGGTGCGCACCGCCCGCCGGCTGTTCGAAGGGCGGGTCTTCGCGACCTCGCCCGTGTCCACCGAGGCCCGCCAATGGATCTCCGCGGCATGA